A single Candidatus Methylomirabilis sp. DNA region contains:
- a CDS encoding galactose oxidase yields SSRAVEAYDPVADRWDRRASLPTGRDHLAAVAASGRLYAIGGRVGGSYARNLAVVEAYDPGADRWERRADLPTPRSGIAAALWLGQIVVMGGEAPSGTFATVEAYDPVTDRWAPGPPMPTARHGLGAAVLGPGLYAVAGGPTPGGSRSGVVEVLLPR; encoded by the coding sequence GGAGCAGCCGGGCCGTGGAGGCCTATGACCCGGTGGCGGATCGCTGGGATCGGCGGGCGTCCCTTCCCACGGGGCGGGATCACCTGGCGGCGGTCGCGGCCTCGGGGCGGCTGTACGCCATCGGTGGTCGGGTCGGGGGAAGCTACGCGCGCAACCTGGCAGTGGTGGAGGCCTACGATCCCGGGGCGGACCGCTGGGAGCGCCGAGCAGACCTTCCCACCCCCCGGAGCGGGATCGCGGCCGCTCTCTGGCTGGGCCAGATCGTGGTCATGGGGGGGGAAGCGCCGAGCGGGACCTTCGCGACGGTCGAGGCCTACGATCCTGTGACGGATCGCTGGGCTCCCGGCCCTCCGATGCCGACGGCGCGGCACGGGCTCGGGGCGGCGGTCCTGGGTCCCGGCCTGTACGCGGTGGCCGGAGGGCCGACCCCCGGTGGCTCCCGGAGCGGTGTCGTGGAGGTTCTCCTCCCTCGGTAG